The Shewanella zhangzhouensis genome has a window encoding:
- a CDS encoding glucosaminidase domain-containing protein gives MLSQTTRLPDFDTYADVGEKKSAFFEFLRPIVQDINRATLKKRRFVSEILLKLEAGKPLSAKDQQRLATLGVEYGVLESEHASEWNTTQTKQLVQSLLKRIDIIPESLVLVQAANESGWGSSRFAREGLNLFGQWCYTKGCGMVPSARAQDMSHEVTVFNTVEDAIASYINNLNTHSAYKLFRAIRAEQRAKGIEPAADALVYGLVNYSERREAYVDELLQMLRHNKAYLESQDESENQTLSAVQSDAVGTCICHYRFAGVQRIS, from the coding sequence ATGCTCTCACAGACGACGCGTTTGCCTGATTTCGACACCTACGCCGACGTGGGTGAGAAAAAGAGTGCATTTTTTGAATTTTTACGTCCGATAGTGCAGGACATCAATCGCGCTACGTTAAAGAAAAGGCGTTTTGTCAGTGAAATACTGCTGAAACTCGAGGCTGGAAAGCCCCTGTCCGCCAAGGATCAGCAACGTTTAGCTACGTTGGGTGTTGAGTACGGCGTGCTTGAATCAGAGCACGCATCTGAGTGGAACACCACTCAGACCAAACAACTGGTACAGAGCCTACTAAAACGCATCGATATCATTCCTGAGTCCTTGGTGCTGGTGCAGGCCGCGAATGAGAGCGGATGGGGCAGTTCGCGTTTTGCCCGTGAAGGGCTGAATCTTTTCGGTCAGTGGTGCTACACCAAGGGCTGCGGCATGGTGCCTTCGGCCAGAGCCCAGGACATGAGTCACGAAGTGACTGTGTTTAACACAGTGGAAGATGCCATTGCCTCTTATATCAATAACCTGAATACACATTCGGCTTATAAACTTTTCCGTGCCATTCGTGCAGAGCAGCGAGCCAAGGGCATCGAACCTGCGGCAGATGCACTGGTGTATGGCCTGGTCAATTATTCCGAGCGACGTGAAGCCTACGTCGATGAATTGCTGCAGATGCTGCGGCACAATAAAGCCTACCTGGAATCTCAAGATGAATCCGAGAATCAAACTCTGTCTGCTGTCCAGTCTGATGCTGTCGGTACCTGCATTTGCCACTACCGTTTCGCTGGAGTACAGCGGATTTCATGA
- the etrA gene encoding FNR family transcription factor → MPIDQNKHRRPAATGCTIHCHDCSMGTLCIPFTLNANELDQLDNIIERKKPIQKGEQIFKSGDSLKSLYAIRSGTIKSYTITEQGDEQITGFHLAGDVIGFDGIHANTHQSFAQALETSMVCEIPFNTLDELSGSMPKLRQQIMRLMSNEIMSDQEMILLLSKKNAEERLAAFIANLATRYGNRGFSQREFRLTMTRGDIGNYLGLTVETISRLLGRFQKSELIEVKGKYITIIDFAGLNTLAGNARIAR, encoded by the coding sequence ATGCCAATCGATCAAAATAAACATCGCCGCCCCGCCGCCACCGGTTGCACCATCCATTGCCATGATTGCAGTATGGGAACCCTGTGTATTCCGTTCACGCTCAACGCCAACGAATTGGATCAATTGGATAATATTATTGAGCGTAAAAAGCCTATCCAGAAAGGCGAGCAAATTTTCAAATCCGGCGACTCTCTCAAATCTCTCTATGCCATTCGTTCCGGCACCATTAAAAGCTATACCATCACTGAACAGGGTGACGAGCAGATAACCGGCTTCCACCTTGCCGGTGATGTTATCGGTTTCGACGGTATTCATGCCAACACCCATCAGAGTTTTGCCCAGGCGCTCGAAACCTCAATGGTGTGTGAAATCCCCTTCAATACCCTGGATGAACTTTCAGGCTCCATGCCCAAGCTTCGCCAACAGATCATGCGATTGATGAGCAATGAGATTATGTCGGATCAGGAAATGATCCTGTTGCTCAGTAAAAAGAACGCAGAAGAGCGGCTGGCGGCATTTATTGCAAATCTTGCTACACGCTATGGTAACCGTGGGTTTTCACAGCGTGAGTTCCGTTTAACCATGACCCGCGGCGATATAGGTAATTATCTGGGCTTGACGGTAGAAACCATCAGCCGTTTGTTGGGGCGTTTCCAAAAATCTGAACTTATCGAAGTCAAAGGCAAGTACATCACCATCATTGACTTCGCTGGCTTGAATACGCTGGCAGGCAACGCCCGTATCGCAAGATAA
- a CDS encoding glyceraldehyde-3-phosphate dehydrogenase — translation MSADKHLQSWQERFELAEAMQPLLGKLYRNQGVEVVVYGKPLLNASTIDIIKAHRLVRRHVGDKLRLRESFPFIEVLSKLAVKQCKVDIGKLAVNYWRNHSDASEIEAYMASELASAIDHADEVEPRDVVLYGFGRIGRLLARLLIERTGRSNKLRLRAIVIRGGRAGDLEKRASLLRRDSVHGPFNGSVEIDEENNALIANGTYIQIIYANGPEEVDYTKYGIKDALVVDNTGVWKDEAGLGLHLKSPGAAKVLLTAPAKGNIKNIVFGVNDNDILDEDTIVSAASCTTNAITPVLKAINDKYGIENGHVETIHSYTNDQNLIDNYHKADRRGRSAPLNMVITETGAAKAVAKALPVLAGRLTGNAIRVPTPNVSMAILSLNLNSETSKDDINDYLLDVALHSPLQNQIDFTNSTEIVSSDLVGSRYAGVVDSQATIADGKRAILYVWYDNEFGYSCQVVGVMQKMLGLNHQSLPLSE, via the coding sequence ATGAGTGCTGATAAACACCTGCAAAGCTGGCAAGAAAGATTTGAACTGGCCGAGGCTATGCAACCTCTGCTGGGTAAACTGTATCGCAACCAAGGTGTAGAAGTTGTTGTCTATGGCAAGCCTCTGCTGAACGCCTCTACCATTGATATCATCAAGGCTCACCGTCTGGTGCGTCGCCACGTGGGTGATAAACTGCGTCTGCGTGAAAGCTTCCCCTTTATTGAGGTGCTGAGCAAGCTGGCAGTGAAGCAGTGTAAAGTTGATATCGGCAAACTCGCCGTCAATTACTGGCGTAACCACAGCGACGCCAGCGAAATCGAAGCCTATATGGCCTCTGAACTTGCCAGCGCCATTGACCACGCTGACGAAGTAGAACCAAGAGATGTGGTTCTTTACGGTTTCGGTCGCATCGGCCGCCTGTTGGCCCGTCTGCTGATTGAACGTACAGGCCGCAGCAACAAACTGCGTCTGCGTGCCATCGTTATCCGTGGTGGCCGTGCCGGCGACCTTGAGAAGCGCGCCAGCCTGCTGCGCCGTGATTCAGTTCATGGTCCTTTCAACGGCTCTGTTGAAATCGATGAAGAAAACAACGCCTTGATTGCCAACGGTACCTACATCCAAATCATCTATGCCAATGGCCCGGAAGAAGTGGATTATACCAAGTACGGTATTAAAGATGCGTTGGTTGTTGATAACACTGGCGTGTGGAAAGACGAAGCTGGTCTGGGTCTGCACCTGAAGAGCCCCGGTGCTGCCAAGGTTCTGCTCACGGCACCCGCCAAAGGCAACATCAAGAACATCGTATTCGGTGTGAATGATAACGATATTCTCGATGAAGACACTATCGTTTCTGCCGCATCTTGCACCACCAATGCCATCACCCCGGTGCTCAAGGCCATCAACGACAAGTACGGTATTGAAAACGGTCATGTGGAAACCATCCACTCGTACACCAACGACCAGAATCTTATCGATAACTACCATAAGGCCGATCGCCGTGGTCGCAGCGCACCGCTGAACATGGTTATCACTGAAACCGGCGCTGCCAAGGCCGTTGCCAAGGCGCTGCCTGTTCTGGCTGGTCGCTTGACCGGTAACGCTATCCGTGTTCCGACGCCAAACGTGTCCATGGCTATTCTGAGCCTGAACCTTAACAGCGAAACCAGCAAAGACGATATCAATGACTATTTGCTGGACGTCGCGTTGCATTCACCACTGCAAAACCAGATTGACTTCACCAACTCCACTGAAATTGTGTCCAGTGACCTGGTGGGTTCTCGTTACGCCGGTGTAGTGGACTCTCAGGCCACTATCGCCGATGGTAAGCGCGCCATCCTGTACGTTTGGTATGACAACGAGTTCGGTTATAGCTGCCAGGTAGTGGGCGTGATGCAGAAAATGCTTGGTCTGAATCACCAGTCTCTGCCGCTGTCTGAATAA
- the uspE gene encoding universal stress protein UspE, producing MKEYKKLLVVVDPTKDKQPALERAVALAEKNQASITVFLSIFDFSYEMTSILSAHEREAMRKGVIDQRVAWLGDLIAPFTQDGIHIQTQVVWHNRPFESIINYAIEGGFDLIVKGTHEHDKLKAVIFTPTDWHLMRKAPVPVLLVKEHDWPVGGKILCAVNVATEDPEHQALNGKVIEYAQNLAAQFDAKVHLVNGYPGTPVNLAIELPDFDAHSYNESIRMQHEQRVQYLATSYGIPVEACHVKEGLPEDVIPELAVDLDAELVILGTVGRTGLSAALIGNTAEHVIDSLNCDLLAIKPDGYKSPLQEG from the coding sequence ATGAAGGAATATAAAAAGTTACTGGTCGTTGTTGACCCTACTAAAGATAAGCAACCTGCTCTGGAGCGCGCCGTTGCGCTTGCCGAAAAGAACCAGGCCTCTATTACCGTTTTTCTGTCCATTTTCGATTTTTCTTACGAGATGACATCCATTTTGTCGGCTCACGAGCGTGAAGCCATGCGCAAAGGTGTTATCGATCAGCGTGTTGCCTGGCTGGGTGACTTGATTGCCCCCTTTACTCAGGATGGCATTCATATTCAAACCCAGGTTGTGTGGCACAACCGCCCGTTTGAAAGCATCATCAATTATGCCATTGAAGGTGGTTTTGACCTGATTGTGAAAGGTACTCACGAACACGATAAGCTCAAAGCCGTTATCTTCACCCCTACCGACTGGCACCTGATGCGTAAAGCACCGGTTCCTGTATTGTTGGTGAAAGAGCACGACTGGCCGGTCGGGGGCAAAATCCTTTGCGCCGTAAACGTCGCTACCGAAGATCCAGAACACCAGGCCCTTAACGGCAAAGTCATTGAGTACGCGCAAAACCTGGCAGCCCAGTTTGATGCCAAAGTACATTTGGTCAACGGTTACCCAGGTACACCGGTCAACCTCGCCATCGAATTGCCGGACTTTGACGCACACAGCTATAACGAGTCCATTCGCATGCAGCATGAGCAGCGTGTGCAATATCTGGCAACGAGCTATGGCATTCCCGTCGAAGCCTGCCATGTCAAAGAGGGCTTGCCAGAAGATGTTATCCCCGAGCTTGCCGTGGATCTCGATGCAGAGCTGGTGATTTTGGGTACCGTAGGGCGCACCGGTCTTTCTGCTGCGCTTATTGGCAATACCGCCGAACACGTCATCGACAGCCTTAACTGTGACCTGCTCGCCATCAAACCCGATGGATATAAATCACCGCTTCAGGAAGGCTAA
- a CDS encoding sulfite exporter TauE/SafE family protein has protein sequence MMDYSLSGAFLVGLMGGVHCFGMCGGLLGAFSSQIPAPARHDNPLAHRLGFLLSYNGGRIASYTLAGAIAGGATGGLSLLFDAGHLTLFLRFLAGIMMILLGLYVAKIWSGVVFIETLGKGLWRVIQPFGKRLLPIDTRAKAILAGSVWGWLPCGLVYSTLTWSVASANPLDGALIMLFFGLGTLPALLSVGVAAKSLMGWLQRRAVRWLSGALLMAFGVQTLYIGVAQLG, from the coding sequence CTGATGGACTACAGCCTTTCCGGAGCCTTTTTGGTCGGCTTGATGGGCGGAGTTCACTGCTTTGGCATGTGTGGCGGCCTGTTAGGGGCCTTTTCAAGCCAAATCCCAGCGCCGGCACGTCATGACAATCCCCTCGCCCATCGACTCGGGTTCCTCCTGTCTTACAATGGCGGCCGTATCGCCAGCTACACTCTCGCCGGCGCCATCGCCGGAGGCGCCACAGGCGGCTTAAGCCTGCTGTTTGATGCGGGCCATCTTACGCTGTTTCTGCGTTTTCTGGCCGGGATCATGATGATTCTGCTTGGACTTTACGTTGCCAAAATCTGGTCTGGTGTTGTCTTCATCGAAACCCTTGGCAAAGGACTATGGCGCGTCATTCAGCCATTTGGAAAGCGCTTGCTGCCCATAGACACCCGTGCCAAAGCCATTCTAGCAGGCAGTGTATGGGGCTGGTTGCCCTGTGGTCTGGTGTACTCCACCCTGACCTGGTCTGTCGCCAGTGCCAATCCACTCGATGGTGCCCTTATCATGCTGTTTTTCGGTCTGGGCACCTTGCCTGCACTTCTGAGTGTGGGCGTGGCAGCGAAGTCGCTGATGGGGTGGTTACAACGCCGTGCTGTTCGTTGGTTATCGGGTGCACTGCTCATGGCCTTTGGCGTTCAAACCTTATATATTGGTGTCGCCCAGCTTGGCTAG
- the ccoS gene encoding cbb3-type cytochrome oxidase assembly protein CcoS, translating to MSIIYILIPIAMLFVLIAVGVFFWAVRTEQFDDLDRQGASILFEEETPKAPDAHVSASNNIEADKR from the coding sequence ATGAGTATCATCTACATCCTCATTCCCATTGCCATGCTGTTTGTGTTGATTGCAGTCGGGGTCTTTTTTTGGGCTGTTCGAACCGAACAATTTGACGATCTCGACCGACAGGGAGCGTCTATCCTGTTTGAAGAAGAAACACCCAAGGCACCAGACGCTCACGTGTCCGCCTCAAACAACATTGAGGCGGACAAGCGCTGA
- a CDS encoding DUF2987 domain-containing protein produces the protein MNPRIKLCLLSSLMLSVPAFATTVSLEYSGFHDRLKLVKKGDFPRTELTFSVPMKAGCKIVKGEITTESKRFPLTITDDQRLFVPFDDDLKLARALVNIETDGDASTCGLSLQVRERVPQTQYSGDTLAELKSEMDSLQASLQGFPMKYFARPSDGIRFEFTQEGRFATVDGSEKRLSKELILTSEELDGISQLSFSDAPQIVSPWYAQTK, from the coding sequence ATGAATCCGAGAATCAAACTCTGTCTGCTGTCCAGTCTGATGCTGTCGGTACCTGCATTTGCCACTACCGTTTCGCTGGAGTACAGCGGATTTCATGACAGATTGAAACTGGTTAAAAAGGGCGATTTCCCAAGAACCGAACTGACCTTTTCAGTACCCATGAAAGCGGGCTGCAAGATAGTAAAAGGCGAAATCACCACTGAGTCAAAACGCTTCCCCCTGACCATTACCGATGACCAGCGGTTGTTTGTGCCCTTCGACGATGATTTAAAGCTGGCAAGGGCGCTGGTTAACATAGAAACAGATGGAGATGCGTCAACCTGTGGCTTAAGCCTTCAAGTAAGAGAACGGGTTCCTCAAACCCAGTATTCCGGCGACACGCTGGCCGAACTTAAATCGGAAATGGACAGCTTACAGGCCTCTTTACAGGGCTTCCCAATGAAGTACTTTGCCCGCCCGTCAGACGGAATTCGGTTTGAGTTTACCCAGGAGGGACGGTTTGCCACGGTTGATGGCAGCGAAAAGAGACTGTCAAAAGAGTTGATACTGACAAGTGAAGAGCTGGACGGTATTTCTCAACTGAGTTTCTCAGACGCACCACAGATAGTCAGCCCTTGGTACGCGCAAACCAAATAG
- a CDS encoding amino acid aminotransferase, translated as MIFSQVVPAPADPILGLTDAFKADPRTDKVNLGVGIYKDEAGQTPVLKSVKQAEAILLAEESTKNYLGIEGVTLYNKVVQELLFGATHTVTTKERAVTAQAPGGTGALRVAAEFVVRNTPSRVIWVSNPTWANHQNIFETAGLTVKEYGYYDAANHDIDFDAMLNSLDAAKQGDLVLFHGCCHNPTGIDLTLTQWQKVGELCAAKGLVPLFDFAYQGFGRGIEEDAEGLRLVASMVPELVIANSFSKNFGLYNERIGAVTLVAATAEEAKVAFSQVKRTIRANYSNPPAHGALIVSTILSRPELKAAWEQELAEMRERIAEMRTLFVESLAAAGVTQDFSFISCQMGMFSFSGLNKAQVEALRAEHGVYIVGSGRISVAGMTKTNMPVICRAIAAVL; from the coding sequence ATGATATTTTCCCAGGTTGTACCCGCACCCGCCGATCCGATTTTAGGTCTGACCGATGCCTTCAAGGCCGATCCTCGGACCGATAAAGTCAATCTTGGGGTTGGGATCTATAAAGACGAGGCAGGGCAGACCCCGGTACTGAAGTCGGTGAAGCAGGCCGAAGCTATCCTTTTGGCTGAAGAAAGCACCAAAAACTATCTGGGGATTGAGGGCGTAACTTTGTACAACAAGGTTGTGCAGGAGCTGCTGTTTGGTGCAACCCACACAGTCACCACAAAAGAACGGGCGGTGACGGCACAGGCTCCGGGTGGTACGGGCGCGCTGCGTGTTGCCGCAGAGTTTGTGGTACGAAACACCCCAAGCCGGGTGATCTGGGTGAGCAATCCAACCTGGGCAAACCATCAAAACATTTTTGAAACTGCAGGCCTCACCGTAAAAGAATACGGCTATTACGATGCAGCCAACCATGACATCGACTTTGATGCCATGCTTAACTCACTGGATGCAGCCAAGCAGGGTGATCTGGTCTTATTTCACGGCTGCTGTCACAACCCAACCGGAATTGATTTGACACTCACGCAGTGGCAAAAGGTAGGTGAGCTTTGTGCTGCAAAAGGTTTGGTTCCGCTGTTTGATTTTGCCTATCAGGGCTTCGGTCGTGGCATAGAAGAAGATGCTGAAGGTCTGCGTTTGGTCGCGTCTATGGTTCCAGAACTGGTTATCGCCAATTCCTTCTCCAAAAACTTTGGTCTCTACAACGAGCGCATTGGTGCCGTGACCCTGGTTGCCGCTACGGCAGAGGAAGCCAAGGTGGCATTCAGTCAGGTCAAACGTACTATTCGTGCGAACTATTCAAATCCACCGGCTCACGGTGCGCTGATTGTGAGTACGATTTTAAGTCGTCCAGAACTGAAAGCCGCCTGGGAGCAGGAACTGGCAGAAATGCGCGAACGTATTGCCGAAATGCGTACTTTGTTCGTCGAGAGTCTGGCAGCTGCCGGTGTAACACAGGACTTTTCATTTATCAGCTGTCAGATGGGGATGTTCAGCTTCTCCGGCCTGAATAAGGCGCAGGTGGAAGCCCTCAGAGCTGAACATGGTGTGTACATTGTTGGTTCAGGCAGAATAAGCGTTGCCGGCATGACCAAAACCAATATGCCGGTTATTTGCCGTGCCATTGCCGCAGTGCTCTAA
- the gap gene encoding type I glyceraldehyde-3-phosphate dehydrogenase: MTIRVAINGYGRIGRNVLRALYESDKDYPIEIVAINDLGDASINAHLTKYDSVHGRFNAKVENDAEAIYVNGDKILTFSERDPAKLPWADLKVDVVFECTGIFTSKEAVQPHLNAGAKKVIISAPGKNVDATVVYGVNQQVLTSDMTVISNASCTTNCLAPFAKPLNDAIGIESGLMTTIHAYTNDQRLSDVYHSDLRRARAAAMSMIPTKTGAAAAVGLVVPELQGKFDGLAVRVPTVNVSLVDLSFIASRDTTVAEVNDIIEKALAADEVLSQVLAVNKEPLVSIDFNHNAYSSNFDATQTRVSGRLVKVMAWYDNEWGFSNRMLDNAVALMNAK, translated from the coding sequence ATGACTATCCGCGTAGCAATTAACGGCTATGGCCGTATCGGTCGCAATGTACTGCGTGCACTGTACGAAAGCGACAAAGATTACCCAATCGAAATCGTTGCCATCAACGATCTCGGCGACGCTTCTATCAACGCTCACCTGACTAAATACGACTCTGTACACGGTCGTTTCAACGCCAAAGTTGAAAACGATGCAGAAGCCATTTACGTCAACGGCGACAAAATCCTCACCTTCTCCGAGCGTGACCCTGCCAAGCTGCCATGGGCCGATCTCAAGGTTGACGTGGTGTTTGAATGTACCGGTATCTTCACTTCCAAAGAAGCCGTACAGCCACACCTGAATGCTGGTGCCAAGAAAGTCATTATCTCTGCCCCCGGCAAGAACGTGGACGCCACCGTGGTATACGGTGTGAACCAGCAGGTCTTGACCAGTGACATGACTGTTATCTCAAACGCGTCATGTACTACCAACTGCCTGGCACCTTTTGCCAAGCCGCTTAACGATGCCATCGGTATTGAGTCAGGCCTGATGACCACCATCCATGCCTACACCAACGATCAGCGTCTGTCTGATGTGTATCACAGCGACCTGCGCCGCGCCCGTGCTGCTGCCATGTCCATGATCCCGACCAAGACAGGTGCTGCGGCAGCTGTCGGCCTGGTAGTTCCTGAACTGCAAGGCAAGTTCGACGGTCTTGCAGTACGCGTGCCAACCGTTAACGTGTCTCTGGTTGACCTGTCATTCATTGCTTCGCGCGACACCACTGTAGCGGAAGTAAATGACATCATCGAAAAAGCCCTGGCGGCCGATGAAGTACTCAGCCAGGTTTTGGCGGTGAATAAAGAGCCGCTGGTATCTATCGACTTCAACCACAACGCCTACTCTTCCAACTTTGATGCAACCCAAACCCGCGTAAGTGGTCGTCTGGTGAAAGTGATGGCTTGGTACGACAACGAGTGGGGCTTCAGCAACCGTATGCTGGACAACGCCGTTGCACTGATGAACGCCAAATAA
- a CDS encoding DUF2989 domain-containing protein, with translation MICKNNPELCEDLHKDSWCRYEKGDLIRQRFVLKTTPNPTGKQIYDQLRFLEVYSKCIELASGVQHKVNVQRTNDRLRAFGISVQNLEELQESTKGSQDPYLAYYHWSRLDDAKSLAVLIKAEKDGQISDPELLSKLAIYYLKTDAARAKKLYLDVLGMVDSDHLDPDWLLGLATASRTLGDLDGSYLYSRANIVLTKQSVNEAQMLALLTGDKTKAAMLDSEAEQLAKAVSSGNFAGSAIEKRLRAETDTERAKIEPVAPSAQD, from the coding sequence ATGATCTGTAAAAATAATCCTGAACTTTGCGAAGATTTGCATAAAGACAGTTGGTGCCGATATGAGAAAGGAGACCTTATTCGGCAGCGTTTCGTCCTGAAAACCACCCCAAACCCCACAGGTAAACAAATCTACGACCAGCTCAGATTTCTTGAGGTGTATTCAAAATGCATTGAGTTGGCCTCTGGGGTACAACACAAAGTTAACGTTCAGCGCACCAATGACAGATTACGCGCCTTTGGTATCAGCGTGCAGAACCTGGAGGAATTACAGGAATCGACCAAGGGCAGCCAAGACCCCTACCTCGCTTACTACCACTGGTCCCGACTCGACGACGCGAAAAGTCTTGCCGTGCTCATTAAAGCCGAAAAAGATGGGCAGATTTCTGATCCGGAGCTTTTATCCAAGCTGGCGATTTACTACCTGAAGACTGACGCCGCCAGAGCCAAAAAGCTGTACCTTGATGTGCTGGGCATGGTCGATTCAGACCATCTTGACCCGGACTGGTTACTTGGGCTTGCCACCGCCTCACGTACCCTCGGCGACTTAGACGGCAGTTACCTTTATTCCAGGGCCAACATAGTGCTGACCAAACAGAGCGTCAATGAAGCGCAAATGCTGGCGTTGTTGACAGGCGATAAGACCAAGGCAGCCATGCTGGATAGCGAGGCTGAGCAATTGGCCAAGGCGGTGAGCTCAGGAAACTTTGCCGGCAGTGCGATTGAGAAACGCCTGAGGGCCGAGACAGACACAGAACGGGCAAAAATCGAGCCAGTCGCCCCTTCTGCACAAGATTAG
- the ttcA gene encoding tRNA 2-thiocytidine(32) synthetase TtcA has translation MSEIQQDELSKKQITRLNKLQKRLRREVGSAIADYNMIEEGDRVMCCLSGGKDSYAMLDILINLQQRAPVSFEIVAVNLDQKQPGFPEHVLPAYLETLGVPFHILEKDTYSIVKDKIPEGKTTCSLCSRLRRGTLYGFAQRIGATKIALGHHRDDIIETLFLNMFYGGKMKAMPPKLLSDDGANVVIRPLAYCREKDIAEYAELKQFPIIPCNLCGSQENLKRAAVKDMLKQWDRQHPGRIETIFTAMQNTAPSQGVDREQFDFVSLKQDPNAEFRGDVAEADLPAFDFMDTANSGHINLDDASKRQGTRIDVVSTFTP, from the coding sequence ATGTCTGAAATCCAGCAAGACGAACTTTCCAAAAAACAGATCACTCGCCTCAACAAGCTGCAAAAGCGGCTGCGTCGTGAAGTTGGCAGCGCTATCGCCGACTACAACATGATTGAAGAAGGCGACCGGGTCATGTGCTGCCTGTCCGGTGGCAAAGACAGCTATGCCATGCTGGATATTCTTATCAATTTGCAGCAACGTGCCCCCGTTTCGTTTGAAATTGTTGCCGTTAACCTGGACCAAAAGCAGCCTGGCTTCCCGGAGCATGTGCTGCCTGCTTACCTTGAGACCCTGGGGGTACCTTTTCATATTCTTGAGAAAGACACCTACTCCATCGTTAAAGACAAGATCCCGGAAGGCAAAACCACCTGTTCTTTGTGTTCACGCCTGCGTCGCGGCACTCTGTATGGATTTGCCCAGCGGATTGGTGCCACCAAAATCGCACTGGGTCACCACAGGGATGACATTATTGAGACATTGTTCCTTAACATGTTCTATGGCGGCAAAATGAAAGCCATGCCGCCCAAGCTTTTGTCCGACGACGGTGCCAACGTGGTTATCCGCCCCCTCGCCTATTGCCGTGAAAAAGACATTGCCGAATATGCCGAGCTGAAGCAGTTCCCCATTATTCCCTGCAACCTCTGTGGCTCTCAGGAAAACCTCAAGCGTGCCGCAGTAAAAGACATGCTTAAGCAGTGGGATCGCCAGCATCCTGGCCGTATTGAAACCATCTTTACCGCCATGCAAAACACCGCGCCTTCCCAGGGCGTCGACCGCGAGCAGTTCGACTTCGTCTCGCTTAAGCAGGATCCCAACGCCGAGTTTCGCGGTGATGTAGCAGAGGCGGACTTGCCTGCGTTTGACTTTATGGACACAGCAAACAGTGGCCACATTAATCTGGACGACGCCAGCAAACGTCAAGGCACACGTATCGATGTAGTATCGACCTTTACGCCCTGA
- the yvcK gene encoding uridine diphosphate-N-acetylglucosamine-binding protein YvcK, producing the protein MDILQFNEYRKVVAIGGGHGLGRVLSSLSFLGPRLTGIVATTDNGGSTGRLRAQHDCIAWGDLRNCLSQLADRPSVGSLLFEYRFEGESELGGHNLGNLILYALDELCVRPLDAVNLIRGMLKIECKLIPMSEQPTHLVALEACGNKVFGELDVDRLESHPIALSLEPMVEPTHEACLAIEEADLIVLGPGSFLTSTLPALLLPKVAASIRRAKAKVILIDNLTAEVSSAANHLTLNERIQWCHQLIGKPVIERVLCHAEHEYTEGICHYQPLRSKHHQGLHDTQALAKAIMAPLGRKRLIA; encoded by the coding sequence ATGGATATATTGCAATTCAATGAATATCGTAAGGTCGTCGCAATCGGCGGTGGACACGGCCTTGGACGCGTGCTTTCCAGTCTTTCATTTCTTGGTCCCAGACTGACAGGCATTGTGGCGACCACTGATAACGGTGGTTCCACAGGTCGCCTGCGGGCGCAGCACGACTGCATTGCCTGGGGCGACCTTCGTAACTGCCTGTCTCAGCTGGCTGATAGACCCTCTGTTGGCTCTCTGCTCTTTGAATATCGATTCGAAGGTGAGTCGGAGCTGGGTGGCCATAACCTCGGCAATCTGATTCTCTATGCCCTGGATGAGCTGTGTGTTCGTCCGTTGGATGCTGTGAATCTCATCCGGGGCATGCTGAAAATCGAATGCAAACTTATTCCCATGTCCGAACAACCGACGCACCTGGTCGCGCTGGAGGCCTGTGGCAATAAGGTGTTTGGTGAATTGGATGTGGACAGGCTTGAGAGCCATCCGATAGCCCTTTCCCTTGAACCCATGGTTGAACCTACCCACGAGGCGTGCCTTGCCATCGAAGAAGCGGATTTGATAGTGCTTGGCCCGGGAAGCTTTTTAACGTCTACCCTACCGGCACTGCTCCTTCCCAAAGTCGCAGCATCTATTCGCCGTGCAAAAGCCAAAGTGATTTTGATTGATAACCTTACGGCAGAGGTTTCCTCTGCCGCAAACCATTTAACGCTCAACGAGCGTATCCAATGGTGCCATCAATTGATAGGTAAGCCGGTTATTGAGCGGGTTTTGTGTCACGCTGAACACGAATACACCGAGGGCATCTGTCATTACCAGCCCCTTCGCAGTAAGCATCATCAAGGTTTGCACGATACTCAGGCGCTTGCAAAAGCCATTATGGCGCCTTTAGGCCGCAAACGTTTGATAGCCTAG